One Erpetoichthys calabaricus chromosome 8, fErpCal1.3, whole genome shotgun sequence DNA segment encodes these proteins:
- the xaf1 gene encoding XIAP-associated factor 1: MEAEGETKICENCKKEVAVANFSLHIVHCHRFLSICPLCDESVPSDQLEEHRDREHRKVPCIQCRKKIENCKLEIHKLEECLQRMNICPFCDLEMPFCKLPEHKAACGSRTQLCPDCNKYIKLVDEEKHYDDCPAKQQDIDQEENEDVKEQDANTGVYSFADRGSGLEHSCWYCMKSIPAAEIKKHERDCRTFCSPSAGMFDDPRPHFGVHRSTKSPHFLPWSHEGLGMHENDNSDEIRTCVNCHLALPTETLKWHEAKCLRYQGQNNLEPHGAQGDEKRSLEETI; encoded by the exons TAAAAAGGAGGTAGCAGTAGCCAATTTCTCCCTCCATATTGTACATTGCCACCGCTTCCTGTCCATTTGCCCACTTTGTGATGAATCTGTTCCAAGTGACCAACTGGAGGAACATCGGGACAGAGAGCACCGGAAG GTTCCGTGCATACAATGCAGAAAGAAAATTGAGAACTGCAAACTTGAAATTCATAAG CTGGAAGAGTGTCTACAGAGGATGAACATTTGCCCATTTTGTGATTTAGAGATGCCATTCTGTAAGCTCCCTGAACACAAAGCAGCCTGTGGAAGCCGGACACAGTTGTGCCCCGACtgcaacaaatacataaaacttgTTGATGAGGAGAAGCACTATGATGATTGTCCTGCCAAGCAACAGGACATAGACCAGGAGGAGAATGAGGATGTTAAGGAACAAGATGCTAACACGGGCGTGTATAGTTTTGCAGATCGAG GCTCAGGTCTAGAACACTCCTGCTGGTACTGTATGAAATCCATCCCTGCCGCTGAGATCAAGAAGCATGAG AGGGACTGCCGTACATTCTGTAGTCCAAGTGCTGGTATGTTTGATGACCCTAGGCCTCATTTTGGGGTACACCGATCAACAAAATCACCCCATTTCCTTCCCTGGAGTCATGAGGGGTTAGGAATgcatgaaaatgataattcagatGAGATCAGAACTTGTGTAAATTGCCATCTTGCCCTGCCCACTGAAACACTCAAGTGGCATGAG GCTAAATGCTTACGCTATCAAGGACAAAATAATCTAGAGCCACATGGGGCACAAGGTGATGAGAAGAG ATCTCTTGAGGAAACAATTTAA